A single genomic interval of Penicillium psychrofluorescens genome assembly, chromosome: 2 harbors:
- a CDS encoding uncharacterized protein (ID:PFLUO_002874-T1.cds;~source:funannotate), translated as MLGFGNWPKIAPAAAVYNILTLATFSLPTAAVNLANWTVTSVSADSGYKQALGSLVVNILPAICSLLISVPARGIFTRVAASMLPEEDGPIVPFDRFFGGKVKPETTGGSGRLGLMDAWTTFKWAARFRYVKTILKSLAIEVALGVVGILLVMGELALIAPRSQGSSSS; from the coding sequence ATGCTTGGCTTTGGGAATTGGCCTAAAATTGCTCCGGCGGCTGCTGTATACAATATCCTAACGCTTGCGACCTTCTCTCTGCCCACGGCTGCCGTCAATCTCGCGAACTGGACTGTCACAAGCGTTAGTGCCGATTCGGGGTATAAACAGGCTCTCGGTTCCCTGGTCGTGAACATTCTCCCGGCTATCTGTTCCCTGTTGATTTCGGTCCCCGCTAGGGGGATCTTCACTCGCGTGGCTGCCTCTATGTTGcccgaggaagatggcccGATCGTGCCTTTTGATCGCTTTTTTGGTGGTAAGGTGAAACCCGAGACTACAGGTGGCAGCGGCAGGCTCGGCCTGATGGATGCCTGGACCACCTTCAAATGGGCTGCTCGCTTTCGCTACGTTAAGACCATCCTGAAGTCTCTTGCTATCGAGGTCGCACTAGGTGTGGTTGGGATCCTTCTGGTAATGGGCGAGTTGGCTTTGATAGCCCCTCGTAGCCAGGGCTCGTCTTCTTCCTAA
- a CDS encoding uncharacterized protein (ID:PFLUO_002875-T1.cds;~source:funannotate), which translates to MRGSILAYLWGAAHLVTAVPDDTQHVLAPAPDIPDVWPQHGDYTVPDDVLAALNEYSDPVAAFVALQPEAEALFAEPRLLQVIGESKPQWMTEGDKLRLRRQVKKFIDITDHAEFYADLVHEASAGKPNLPGLVHESLVRPLFSKVDTGRMLGVLEHMTGYYNRYFNDIHGERSSEWLHDHIAQIIATSPPRTHISLEYFTHPFRQSSIIARFEPKVRNFSAPLTILGAHQDSANYLFPLLPAPGADDDCSGTVSILEAFRILAETGYTPQNGPVEFHWYAAEEGGLLGSQHIARYKKEEGARIGAMMEFDMTAFIARNATETIGFIGTQADDALTNWTVDLSKKYISIPAKVYELPGGAGSDYMSFTQLGYPAAFASEGNPKAGGGMGEFDPYVHGVCDTMWVDNEMGNFSVDHMARFTELAIAFVVEQSGWDNKWR; encoded by the exons ATGCGAGGCTCTATTCTCGCCTATCTGTGGGGTGCCGCCCACCTAGTCACAGCGGTGCCCGACGACACGCAACACGTCCTCGCGCCAGCCCCCGACATTCCGGACGTGTGGCCCCAGCACGGCGATTACACTGTTCCCGACGATGTCCTGGCTGCGCTGAACGAGTATTCCGACCCGGTCGCGGCCTTCGTCGCTCTCCAGCCTGAGGCCGAAGCGCTCTTCGCCGAGCCTCGTCTCTTGCAGGTTATCGGCGAGTCGAAGCCGCAATGGATGACCGAGGGAGATAAGCTGCGTCTGCGCAGACAGGTGAAGAAGTTCATAGATATTACTGATCATGCGGAGTTCTATGCGGACCTGGTGCATGAGGCATCGGCGGGAAAGCCAA ATCTTCCTGGTCTCGTACATGAGTCGCTTGTCCGGCCTCTCTTCTCGAAAGTTGACACCGGACGAATGCTCGGTGTGCTCGAGCACATGACCGGCTACTACAACCGCTACTTCAATGACATCCACGGGGAACGGAGCTCGGAGTGGCTTCATGATCATATTGCCCAG ATCATCGCCACATCCCCCCCTCGCACCCACATCTCACTGGAATATTTCACCCACCCCTTCCGCcaatcatccatcatcgCCCGCTTCGAGCCCAAGGTCCGCAATTTCTCCGCGCCATTGACCATCCTCGGCGCGCACCAGGACTCCGCCAACTATCTCTTCCCGCTCCTGCCAGCACCTGGCGCGGACGATGACTGCTCCGGCACCGTCAGTATCCTCGAGGCATTCCGGATTCTGGCTGAGACGGGGTATACCCCCCAGAATGGGCCGGTCGAGTTTCACTGGTatgctgctgaagaaggggGATTGCTGGGCAGTCAGCATATTGCCCGGTacaagaaagaggagggggCGCGGATTGGGGCGATGATGGAATTT GACATGACAGCCTTCATTGCTCGGAACGCAACGGAGACTATTGGCTTTATAGGAACTCAGGCGGATGACGCGCTCACAAACTGGACAGTGGACCTGAGCAAGAAGTACATCTCGATTCCTGCCAAAGTCTACGAGCTCCCCGG GGGCGCTGGCTCGGACTACATGTCCTTCACGCAACTCGGTTACCCGGCTGCTTTTGCTTCGGAGGGAAATCCCaaggctggtggtggcatggGCGAATTCGATCCGTATGTTCACGGAGTGTGCGACACTATGTGGGTTGACAATGAGATGGGCAATTTCTCGGTTGAT CATATGGCACGATTCACAGAGTTGGCGATTGCCTTCGTGGTGGAGCAGTCTGGGTGGGACAACAAATGGAGGTAA